In Candidatus Cetobacterium colombiensis, one genomic interval encodes:
- a CDS encoding NusG domain II-containing protein has translation MKKQRRYFRKGDVIIYSIILTIFITLGFQITKFKSVDASSAEVYVNNQLKYVYPLEVQEKDIFVPTDIGGVNIKIKDKKIRVTTSNSPLKLNVKQGWISQPGEVIIGVPDRLIVKVVGQRKEEDVDFIIK, from the coding sequence GTGAAAAAACAAAGAAGATACTTTAGAAAAGGTGATGTAATAATCTATTCTATAATATTAACAATATTTATTACACTTGGATTCCAAATAACAAAATTTAAATCGGTAGATGCATCTAGTGCTGAAGTGTATGTAAATAATCAATTGAAATATGTATATCCTTTAGAAGTTCAAGAAAAGGATATTTTTGTACCAACGGATATAGGTGGAGTTAACATAAAAATAAAAGATAAAAAAATAAGAGTAACAACGTCTAACTCACCACTAAAGTTAAATGTAAAGCAAGGTTGGATAAGTCAACCGGGTGAAGTTATAATTGGAGTTCCAGATAGGTTAATAGTAAAAGTTGTAGGGCAAAGAAAAGAAGAAGACGTAGATTTTATAATAAAATAA
- the dtd gene encoding D-aminoacyl-tRNA deacylase: MRAVVQRVKYASVTVDKEITGKINHGFLILLGVTHSDTEKEVEWLAKKITDLRVFNDSEDKMNLGLKDVDGELLVISQFTLYGNCIKGRRPAFIDAAKPDVANELYEKFLKKCKDLGFKTEAGIFGADMKVELLNDGPVTLIIDTKDCSK; the protein is encoded by the coding sequence ATGAGAGCTGTTGTACAAAGAGTTAAATACGCCAGTGTTACTGTTGATAAGGAAATTACTGGTAAAATTAACCATGGATTTCTTATTCTTTTGGGTGTTACACATTCAGATACTGAAAAAGAGGTTGAATGGTTAGCAAAAAAAATAACAGATTTAAGAGTTTTCAATGATTCTGAAGATAAAATGAATTTAGGTTTAAAGGATGTAGATGGAGAACTTCTTGTTATTTCTCAATTTACTCTTTATGGTAATTGTATAAAGGGACGTCGTCCAGCTTTTATAGATGCTGCTAAACCAGATGTGGCAAATGAACTTTATGAAAAATTTCTAAAAAAATGTAAAGATCTTGGCTTTAAAACTGAAGCTGGAATTTTTGGAGCTGATATGAAAGTTGAGCTTTTAAATGATGGTCCTGTTACTTTAATTATCGATACTAAAGATTGTTCTAAATAG
- a CDS encoding AI-2E family transporter, whose product MKKQYIHIFVLGVVLILIQTFFQYNDSFTAIMGQMVSSVTPFIYAIFIAVLVSPLVKIFENKIKMKRSWSIGLSLVIVFAIITGLILIVVPNIINSISDLVDKFPAMLASLSSNAEHLIDFLRSKDLLFFDPKQIENNLIKFTKTNLGNFKNLAFGVGAGVLKSLMVIVNFFIGVFISLYLMYSKEYFMKFLENILLLFTTKSKAEYGVDFVRKVNDVFLKYILGRILTSAVVGFIVFLVLVIAKVPYALLSGVMVGIGNMIPYVGSIVAGTIATFLILLAAPLKVVYLFVAIGIGQAVDGFVIGPKIMEESVGMSSFWTIVAVMVCGSFFGPLGMFLGVPLFVVIKFIYLECLKRRSE is encoded by the coding sequence ATGAAAAAACAATATATACATATTTTTGTACTTGGTGTGGTTTTAATTTTAATTCAAACATTTTTTCAGTATAATGATTCCTTTACGGCTATAATGGGTCAAATGGTAAGTTCAGTAACACCGTTTATATACGCTATTTTTATAGCTGTTTTAGTGAGTCCTTTGGTGAAAATATTTGAAAATAAAATTAAAATGAAAAGGTCATGGTCAATTGGTTTAAGTTTGGTAATTGTTTTTGCAATTATAACTGGATTAATTTTAATTGTTGTTCCAAATATAATAAATAGTATCAGTGATCTAGTTGATAAATTTCCAGCGATGCTAGCAAGTTTAAGTTCTAATGCAGAGCATTTAATAGATTTTTTAAGGTCAAAAGATTTATTATTTTTTGATCCAAAGCAGATTGAAAATAATTTAATAAAATTTACAAAAACCAATTTAGGAAATTTTAAAAATTTAGCTTTTGGAGTAGGTGCTGGAGTTTTAAAAAGTTTAATGGTTATAGTTAACTTTTTTATAGGAGTTTTCATATCATTGTATTTAATGTACAGTAAAGAATATTTTATGAAATTTTTAGAAAATATTCTTTTATTATTTACTACAAAATCAAAGGCTGAGTATGGAGTAGACTTTGTTAGAAAAGTAAATGATGTATTTTTAAAGTATATACTAGGAAGAATATTAACATCGGCAGTTGTAGGATTTATAGTATTTTTAGTTTTAGTGATAGCTAAAGTACCGTATGCTCTTTTAAGTGGAGTTATGGTAGGAATAGGAAATATGATTCCTTATGTTGGATCTATAGTTGCAGGAACAATAGCTACATTTTTAATCCTTCTTGCGGCTCCATTGAAAGTTGTATATTTATTTGTTGCGATAGGTATAGGACAGGCTGTAGATGGATTTGTAATAGGTCCAAAAATAATGGAGGAGTCAGTTGGAATGAGTAGCTTCTGGACGATTGTAGCAGTAATGGTCTGTGGAAGTTTCTTTGGTCCTCTTGGAATGTTTTTAGGAGTACCGCTATTTGTGGTTATAAAATTTATATATTTAGAGTGTTTAAAAAGAAGGAGTGAATAA
- the mgsA gene encoding methylglyoxal synthase — protein sequence MEVKMKKIALIAHDNMKPEMVSFAKKYEHILAKYPLVSTGTTGLRVMEETSLQIQRFKSGPIGGDQQIGAEVATDHIAAILFFRDPLTSQPHEPDISALIRVADVHKVPIATNLATAELLIIGLDK from the coding sequence ATGGAGGTCAAAATGAAAAAAATAGCATTAATCGCTCATGACAACATGAAACCAGAAATGGTTAGCTTTGCAAAAAAATATGAGCATATACTGGCAAAATACCCCCTTGTTTCAACTGGTACTACTGGACTTAGAGTTATGGAAGAAACATCTCTACAAATTCAACGCTTTAAATCTGGTCCCATAGGTGGCGACCAACAAATAGGCGCAGAAGTTGCTACTGATCATATAGCAGCTATTTTATTTTTTAGAGATCCTTTAACTTCTCAACCACATGAACCTGATATCTCAGCTCTTATTAGAGTAGCTGATGTTCACAAAGTTCCAATTGCTACAAATTTAGCAACTGCTGAACTACTTATTATTGGCTTAGACAAATGA
- a CDS encoding phosphatidylserine decarboxylase, translating into MNFDKINYIERKTGEIKTENPPGEGFLKFLYYNPLGKLPLNLIVRKKFLTEYYGKKMSCKSSIEKIKPFVNENFINMEESKKKIEEFTSFNDFFVRELKDGAREIAQGDEILVSPADGKILVFENLKDTTKFFLKGDEFTLEEFLMDKEEAKKFQGGTIVIIRLAPVDYHRFHFPADGEIGESKLIDGYYYSVSPYAIKKNFRIYCENKREVSILKTKKFGEIVLSEIGATMVGGIKQTYTPKTFVKKGDEKGYFFFGGSSCVLLFEKDKVNFDKDILENSQKGIETKVYMGEKIGEAK; encoded by the coding sequence ATGAATTTTGATAAAATTAATTATATTGAGAGAAAAACTGGAGAAATAAAAACAGAAAATCCTCCAGGAGAAGGATTTTTAAAGTTTTTGTATTATAATCCATTAGGAAAACTGCCTTTAAATTTAATTGTTAGAAAAAAGTTTTTAACAGAATATTATGGGAAAAAGATGTCTTGTAAGTCATCAATAGAAAAAATAAAGCCTTTTGTGAATGAAAATTTCATAAATATGGAAGAATCTAAAAAGAAAATAGAAGAATTTACATCATTTAATGATTTTTTTGTAAGAGAATTAAAAGATGGGGCAAGAGAAATAGCTCAAGGGGATGAAATATTAGTTTCTCCTGCAGATGGTAAAATTTTAGTTTTTGAAAATTTAAAAGATACTACGAAATTTTTTTTAAAAGGAGATGAGTTTACTTTAGAAGAATTTCTTATGGATAAAGAGGAGGCAAAAAAGTTTCAAGGTGGTACAATTGTTATTATAAGACTTGCACCAGTTGATTATCATAGATTTCATTTTCCAGCAGATGGAGAAATTGGAGAATCAAAACTTATTGACGGATATTATTATTCAGTTTCACCTTATGCAATAAAAAAGAATTTTAGAATATATTGTGAAAATAAAAGGGAAGTATCAATATTAAAAACTAAAAAATTTGGAGAAATAGTATTAAGTGAAATTGGAGCAACGATGGTTGGAGGAATAAAGCAAACTTATACACCTAAAACTTTTGTGAAAAAAGGAGATGAGAAAGGATATTTCTTTTTTGGAGGCTCTTCATGTGTTTTACTTTTTGAAAAAGATAAAGTAAACTTTGATAAAGATATTTTAGAAAATAGTCAAAAGGGTATTGAAACAAAAGTATATATGGGTGAAAAAATAGGAGAAGCTAAGTAG
- a CDS encoding nicotinate phosphoribosyltransferase: protein MGRERVLTDFAKVINSDRYQYTESDIFLMEKMEEKEAIFDMYFRKTEDGGFAVVSGVQEVIELIEILNKTSEEEKREYFSKIIEEEHLLEYLVKMKFTGNLYAMRDGEIAYPNEPIISIKAPLIQAKILETPILNLMNMQLAIATKSSRITRAAYPVPVSSFGSRRAHGFDSAVSGTKASIIGGCLSHSNLVTEFKYGVPSVGTMAHSYIQAFGVGAAAEKIAFDTFIKHRRERKANSLILLIDTYNTLGIGLKNAIQSFKDNGIDDSYEGNYGIRIDSGDLAYLSKKCRKELDTAGLKKAKIFLTNSLNESLIKSLKEQGACVDIFGVGDAIAVSKSNPCFGGVYKIVEIDYKPVIKLSEDVIKISNPGFKEVYRIYDKEGLAYADLITLVYNDEDKEKLLKGENLVIRDEKYEFKSSLLRTGEYSYKKLTCEFIKDGKIMEQASLLKDVVKSREYYLNSLTKLSEERKRLENPHQYKVDLSKDLLELKYNLIKEIKSQIN from the coding sequence ATGGGGAGAGAAAGAGTTTTAACAGATTTTGCAAAGGTTATTAATTCAGATAGATATCAGTATACTGAAAGTGATATTTTTTTAATGGAAAAGATGGAAGAAAAAGAAGCTATCTTTGATATGTATTTTAGAAAAACAGAAGATGGTGGTTTTGCAGTTGTATCAGGAGTTCAAGAGGTGATTGAACTAATTGAAATTTTAAATAAAACTAGTGAAGAAGAAAAAAGAGAATACTTTTCAAAAATAATAGAAGAAGAGCATTTATTAGAATATCTTGTAAAAATGAAGTTTACAGGAAATCTTTACGCTATGAGAGATGGAGAGATTGCTTATCCAAATGAACCAATAATTTCAATAAAAGCACCTTTAATTCAAGCTAAAATTTTAGAAACACCAATTTTAAATTTAATGAATATGCAATTAGCTATAGCAACAAAATCTTCAAGAATAACAAGAGCAGCTTATCCAGTTCCAGTAAGTTCATTTGGAAGTAGAAGAGCTCATGGATTTGATAGTGCTGTATCAGGAACAAAAGCTTCTATAATTGGTGGATGTTTATCTCATTCTAATCTTGTAACAGAATTTAAATATGGTGTACCGAGTGTAGGAACAATGGCTCACTCTTATATTCAAGCTTTTGGAGTTGGAGCAGCAGCAGAAAAAATAGCTTTTGATACATTTATAAAACATAGAAGAGAGAGAAAAGCGAATTCGCTAATCTTATTGATAGATACATATAATACTTTAGGAATAGGATTGAAAAATGCAATTCAAAGTTTTAAAGATAATGGAATAGATGATTCATATGAAGGTAATTACGGAATAAGAATTGACTCAGGAGATTTGGCTTACTTATCTAAAAAATGTAGAAAAGAACTAGATACGGCAGGATTAAAAAAAGCTAAAATATTTTTAACAAATTCATTAAATGAATCTTTAATAAAATCGTTAAAAGAGCAAGGAGCTTGTGTTGATATTTTTGGAGTTGGAGATGCGATAGCTGTTAGTAAATCCAATCCTTGTTTTGGAGGAGTTTATAAAATAGTTGAAATAGATTATAAACCAGTTATTAAATTATCAGAAGATGTTATAAAAATTTCTAATCCTGGTTTTAAAGAAGTTTATAGAATATATGATAAAGAAGGGTTAGCTTATGCTGATTTAATAACTCTTGTTTATAACGATGAAGATAAAGAAAAGTTATTAAAGGGTGAAAATTTAGTAATAAGAGATGAGAAGTATGAGTTTAAATCAAGCCTGTTAAGAACAGGTGAATATAGCTATAAAAAATTAACATGCGAATTTATAAAAGATGGAAAAATAATGGAGCAAGCTTCTTTATTAAAAGATGTTGTAAAATCAAGAGAGTACTACTTAAATTCTTTAACGAAATTATCAGAAGAAAGAAAAAGATTAGAAAATCCTCATCAATATAAAGTTGACCTTTCTAAAGATTTGCTTGAGTTAAAGTATAATTTAATTAAAGAGATAAAAAGTCAAATAAATTAA